One region of uncultured Sulfurimonas sp. genomic DNA includes:
- the folD gene encoding bifunctional methylenetetrahydrofolate dehydrogenase/methenyltetrahydrofolate cyclohydrolase FolD, giving the protein MQLLDGRALSKKIEEKVSKEVEKLKSTCGCTPGLAVVLVGKDPASSAYVNMKKKACDRVDFYSITHEMPETISQDAIEKTIKMLNNDTNVDGILIQLPLPSHIDTTKLLELVSPEKDVDGFHPYNVGRLTTGLDGFVPCTPLGVMELLKEYDIDVKGKNCVVVGASNIVGKPMAALLLNADATVEVCHIFTDDLKKHTLDADIVLVGVGIINLITEDMVKDNVIIIDIGVSRTKEGKLVGDVDFENVSKKCSYITPSPGGVGPMTIAMLLSNTLKAAKINAKKLLESKEF; this is encoded by the coding sequence ATGCAATTACTAGATGGTAGAGCCCTCTCAAAAAAGATAGAAGAAAAAGTTTCCAAAGAGGTTGAAAAATTAAAATCAACTTGTGGATGCACACCTGGTTTAGCTGTTGTCTTAGTAGGAAAAGACCCAGCAAGTTCTGCATATGTCAATATGAAGAAAAAAGCTTGTGATAGAGTTGATTTCTACTCAATAACTCACGAAATGCCAGAAACGATATCTCAAGATGCAATTGAGAAAACTATTAAGATGCTAAACAATGACACTAATGTTGATGGTATTTTAATTCAACTTCCTCTTCCTTCTCACATAGATACAACTAAACTTTTAGAACTTGTTTCACCAGAGAAAGATGTTGATGGTTTTCATCCATACAATGTTGGTCGTTTAACTACAGGACTTGATGGTTTTGTGCCTTGTACTCCTCTTGGTGTTATGGAACTCTTAAAAGAGTATGACATTGATGTAAAGGGTAAAAATTGTGTAGTAGTTGGTGCTTCAAACATAGTTGGAAAACCTATGGCTGCCCTACTTCTAAATGCAGATGCTACTGTTGAAGTTTGTCATATATTTACAGACGATTTGAAAAAGCATACTCTAGATGCAGATATAGTTTTAGTTGGTGTTGGTATTATAAATCTTATAACTGAAGATATGGTTAAAGACAATGTTATCATCATAGATATCGGAGTTAGCAGAACTAAAGAGGGAAAACTCGTAGGTGATGTTGACTTTGAAAATGTAAGTAAAAAATGTTCATACATAACTCCAAGCCCTGGTGGAGTTGGACCTATGACAATTGCTATGCTTCTTAGCAACACTTTAAAAGCTGCAAAGATAAACGCTAAAAAACTTTTAGAGTCAAAAGAGTTTTAA
- a CDS encoding c-type cytochrome — MKYLLLFSFASLLFGATSFITPLEYASQLYKNPRGIGCHHCHGEKGEGKLVANYMHKKEKKTFKGPSINKLDFNKFYRALDERKNGMPRYFLTKKEVQALYFYLQQNKEKTDAK, encoded by the coding sequence ATGAAATATTTACTGCTTTTTAGCTTTGCTAGTCTTTTATTTGGAGCTACTTCGTTTATAACTCCACTTGAGTATGCATCTCAGCTATATAAAAATCCAAGAGGCATAGGATGTCATCACTGTCATGGAGAAAAGGGTGAGGGAAAATTAGTGGCTAATTATATGCATAAAAAAGAGAAAAAAACATTTAAAGGTCCAAGTATAAATAAACTAGATTTCAACAAATTTTATAGAGCTTTAGATGAGAGAAAAAATGGAATGCCAAGATACTTTTTGACAAAAAAAGAGGTTCAAGCTCTATATTTTTATCTTCAACAAAACAAAGAAAAAACAGATGCAAAGTAA